The Gemella haemolysans genome includes a region encoding these proteins:
- a CDS encoding bacteriocin immunity protein — MFNYFPKEEEILTDLYNLILDKEVGIKERELYKKAILLIEKENEYYEAVLFQLVPALSYLARQGSISSNGCIFMTKISRFTNNSIGFYLFDSILKK, encoded by the coding sequence ATGTTTAATTATTTTCCTAAAGAAGAAGAAATTTTAACTGATTTATATAATTTGATATTAGATAAAGAGGTTGGAATAAAAGAGAGAGAATTGTATAAGAAAGCTATTTTGTTAATTGAAAAAGAAAATGAATATTATGAAGCAGTTTTATTTCAATTAGTACCTGCTTTATCTTATTTAGCACGACAAGGAAGTATTTCTAGTAATGGTTGTATTTTTATGACTAAAATTAGTAGATTTACTAATAATTCTATAGGATTTTATTTATTTGATTCTATATTAAAAAAATAA
- a CDS encoding 3'-5' exonuclease, translating into MKKLDKNVLLETNVEEERRLLYVAMTRVEERLYI; encoded by the coding sequence ATGAAAAAGTTAGATAAAAATGTATTGTTAGAAACAAATGTAGAAGAAGAAAGACGATTGCTTTATGTAGCAATGACAAGAGTAGAAGAAAGATTGTATATATAG
- a CDS encoding VTT domain-containing protein, whose translation METIKFLIDFVLHIDKHLGELMMQHGPWWMYGIIFLIIFIETGVVFMPFLPGDSLLFASGALWAATGNNIFLLLFLCISAAVIGDNCNYFIGRNFSDYLKSRVWFKKFVSDENIKDAENFVAKHGGKSIFLARFFPIIRTIVPFIVGAGKMKYSKFRIIDFFGGLCWCTLFVSVGYFFGNIPFVKNNFSVVVIAIILISLIPLVIGAIKSRKKA comes from the coding sequence TTGGAAACAATTAAATTTTTAATTGATTTTGTATTGCATATTGACAAGCATCTTGGTGAATTAATGATGCAACATGGACCATGGTGGATGTATGGGATAATATTTCTAATTATCTTTATCGAAACTGGTGTTGTTTTCATGCCGTTTTTACCAGGTGATTCATTATTATTTGCTAGTGGAGCTCTATGGGCAGCAACAGGCAATAATATCTTTTTACTATTATTCTTATGTATAAGTGCTGCTGTTATTGGAGATAATTGTAACTATTTTATCGGAAGAAACTTCTCAGATTACTTGAAGAGTAGAGTATGGTTTAAAAAGTTTGTGTCTGATGAAAACATAAAAGACGCCGAAAACTTCGTGGCAAAACATGGAGGAAAGTCTATTTTCTTAGCTAGATTCTTCCCGATTATTCGTACAATAGTTCCATTTATCGTAGGAGCTGGTAAGATGAAATATTCTAAGTTTAGAATTATTGATTTCTTCGGAGGTCTTTGTTGGTGTACATTATTTGTATCGGTAGGGTACTTCTTTGGAAATATTCCATTTGTTAAGAACAACTTCTCTGTAGTTGTAATTGCTATTATTTTAATCAGCTTAATTCCATTAGTTATTGGAGCAATTAAATCTAGAAAAAAAGCATAA
- the rho gene encoding transcription termination factor Rho produces the protein MSNVKFDEMYKSMNTKELTALAKELGVPRYYTLNKKELVLAILEKQSVSEEHYYASGILDDIHPENGFGFLRTVDYKKGETDIYISASQIRRFELKKGDEVFGKVRKPREGERFAGILQVDKVNDVDAEVAKGRAHFQALTPIYPNQKIVLETTKEKLSTRFVDLVAPIGFGQRGLIVAPPKVGKTTLLKDIANSIRKNYPDKKLIILLIDERPEEVTDMERSVRGADVVSSTFDETSENHIKVAELVIEHAKRRVELGQDVIILMDSITRLARAYNIVEPSSGKVLSGGVDPSSLHKPKAFFGAARNVEGGGSLTIIATALINTGSRMDDLIFEEFKGTGNMEIVLSPELASRRVYPAIDFLKSSTRKEDLLLTEDEVKILWQTRRKLEDVSEPTIGVLNHLRKHESNADYIAEMKKFIRD, from the coding sequence ATGAGTAACGTAAAATTTGATGAAATGTATAAAAGTATGAATACTAAAGAACTTACAGCTTTGGCTAAAGAACTTGGTGTTCCAAGATATTATACATTAAATAAAAAAGAGTTAGTATTAGCGATTTTAGAAAAACAATCAGTAAGTGAAGAGCATTACTATGCTTCTGGTATTTTAGATGATATTCACCCAGAAAATGGTTTTGGTTTCTTAAGAACTGTTGATTATAAAAAAGGAGAAACAGATATTTATATTTCCGCTTCTCAAATTCGCCGTTTTGAACTTAAAAAAGGTGATGAAGTATTTGGGAAAGTTCGTAAACCACGTGAAGGTGAAAGATTTGCAGGTATATTACAGGTAGATAAGGTCAATGATGTTGATGCAGAGGTTGCAAAAGGTAGAGCACATTTCCAAGCTTTAACACCGATTTATCCAAATCAAAAAATTGTTTTAGAGACTACTAAAGAAAAACTTTCTACAAGATTTGTTGATTTGGTAGCACCGATTGGATTCGGTCAACGAGGATTGATTGTTGCACCACCTAAAGTTGGAAAAACAACATTACTAAAGGATATAGCAAATTCTATTAGAAAAAATTATCCTGATAAGAAGTTAATTATTCTTTTAATTGACGAAAGACCAGAAGAAGTTACTGATATGGAGAGATCTGTAAGAGGAGCAGATGTTGTAAGTTCAACATTTGATGAAACTTCTGAAAATCATATCAAAGTGGCAGAATTGGTTATTGAGCATGCTAAACGTCGTGTAGAACTTGGTCAAGATGTAATTATACTTATGGATAGTATTACAAGACTTGCTCGTGCTTATAATATTGTTGAACCAAGTAGTGGTAAAGTCTTAAGCGGAGGGGTAGATCCATCGAGCCTTCACAAACCAAAAGCATTCTTTGGTGCAGCGAGAAACGTTGAAGGTGGAGGAAGTTTAACTATTATAGCAACTGCTTTGATTAATACTGGTTCTAGAATGGATGACTTAATATTTGAAGAGTTCAAAGGAACTGGGAATATGGAGATAGTATTATCACCAGAATTAGCTTCAAGAAGAGTTTATCCAGCTATTGATTTCTTGAAGAGTTCTACAAGAAAAGAAGATTTATTATTAACAGAAGATGAAGTAAAAATACTATGGCAAACTCGTAGAAAACTTGAGGATGTTAGTGAACCAACAATTGGAGTGCTTAATCATCTTAGAAAACATGAAAGTAATGCTGACTACATTGCTGAAATGAAAAAATTTATAAGAGATTAA
- a CDS encoding DMT family transporter: MEKSTMKKGAILTLLGATCWGLSGVLGEYLLNISKIDSTWVISNRLFYSGIVLVIILFLKDKKSLMNVFSDKKDILRLLNFSFLGLLICQGTFFLAIKYTNAGMATVIQFTGPVMIMTYYCIISRRWPLPREVVAIVSSLFGTVLMATHLDFSKLNISTLGLFWGIFSAFGLASYNISSVNLTKKYGVMPIMTWGLLIAGSVVYFGTGSNYIPSNFTFMDFLCITGVIIVGTIMSFSLYLEGVRMIGAVTGSIIGCFEPIAAIVFSFLLLGTTFGLIDIIGAAFILSAVVVLSKR; encoded by the coding sequence ATGGAAAAAAGTACTATGAAAAAAGGTGCTATTCTTACTCTGTTAGGAGCTACATGTTGGGGATTATCTGGAGTGTTAGGTGAGTATTTACTTAATATTTCTAAGATAGATTCAACTTGGGTAATTTCCAATAGACTATTTTATTCAGGTATAGTTCTAGTGATTATTTTATTCTTAAAAGATAAGAAAAGTCTGATGAATGTATTTTCGGATAAAAAAGATATTTTGAGATTATTAAATTTTTCATTTTTAGGATTACTTATTTGTCAAGGTACATTTTTTTTAGCGATTAAGTATACTAATGCAGGTATGGCAACTGTTATTCAGTTTACTGGGCCAGTAATGATTATGACTTATTATTGTATTATAAGTCGAAGATGGCCGTTGCCTCGTGAAGTCGTTGCAATAGTATCCTCATTATTTGGAACTGTTCTTATGGCTACGCATTTAGATTTCAGTAAATTAAATATCTCCACTTTGGGATTATTCTGGGGAATATTTTCTGCTTTTGGACTAGCTAGTTATAATATTTCATCAGTAAATTTAACAAAGAAATATGGAGTAATGCCGATAATGACCTGGGGACTTTTAATTGCAGGATCTGTAGTGTATTTTGGTACAGGTAGCAATTATATACCTTCCAATTTTACATTTATGGACTTCTTATGCATAACTGGTGTTATTATTGTAGGAACAATAATGTCATTTTCACTGTATTTAGAAGGGGTAAGAATGATTGGAGCTGTTACAGGAAGTATTATCGGATGTTTTGAGCCAATAGCAGCAATAGTTTTCTCATTCTTATTATTAGGAACAACATTTGGTCTAATAGATATAATCGGAGCTGCATTTATCTTATCTGCAGTGGTAGTACTTAGTAAGAGATAA
- a CDS encoding 6-phosphogluconolactonase: MKYIVCNSETAVLNRMYDEFEKNLEDGAVICLPENIINTQFTNRMIDDNQTGKYRYKHVIMLGQREFADIDIEEKFGLYRYARHELFKKLDVEAKNIYYPQALNSNECDEDLNNYKEVLEENPIDVAVVFLGSDGGILDYRFADEVNKNLHIVEFSEEEKSQLQQAGMEIKGNKLISIGYENLMSARNLFVVVLGSDKRKYIAELFENEESENKTILSILNNHKNLFIFTDKEASYKSEEEVNRLIKQRQKKLEIKERVERLQNEEKKKDR; encoded by the coding sequence ATGAAATATATAGTTTGTAACAGTGAAACAGCAGTTCTAAATAGAATGTATGATGAATTTGAAAAAAATCTTGAGGATGGAGCAGTTATTTGCTTACCTGAAAATATTATTAATACACAATTTACGAATAGAATGATTGATGACAACCAAACAGGGAAGTATCGCTATAAACATGTTATAATGTTAGGTCAACGTGAATTTGCTGATATTGATATTGAAGAGAAATTTGGATTATATAGATATGCTAGACATGAGTTATTTAAAAAGTTAGATGTAGAAGCTAAAAACATTTATTATCCGCAGGCATTAAATAGTAATGAATGTGATGAAGATTTAAATAATTATAAAGAAGTATTAGAAGAAAATCCAATTGATGTTGCAGTAGTTTTTTTAGGATCTGATGGGGGAATACTTGATTATCGTTTTGCTGATGAGGTAAATAAAAACCTTCATATTGTTGAATTTTCAGAAGAAGAAAAATCTCAATTACAACAAGCTGGAATGGAAATCAAAGGTAACAAATTAATTAGTATTGGATATGAAAACTTAATGTCTGCTAGAAACTTATTTGTTGTAGTTTTAGGTAGCGATAAGAGAAAATATATAGCAGAGTTATTTGAAAATGAAGAGTCAGAAAATAAAACGATACTTTCAATTTTGAATAATCACAAAAATTTATTTATTTTTACTGATAAAGAAGCAAGTTATAAGTCAGAAGAAGAGGTAAATAGATTAATAAAACAAAGACAAAAAAAATTAGAAATTAAAGAACGTGTAGAAAGACTTCAAAATGAGGAGAAAAAAAAGGATAGGTAA
- a CDS encoding UvrD-helicase domain-containing protein, with product MINIEKIDNIAASRKYPPTPPQWQAIAITGADVLVAAAAGSGKTEVLSERIARKVATKRWDIDRLLVLTFTTAAAKNMIVRIEDKISERLLSTNKEEDLLFLRKQRMLMNDAYVSTIDSFCLNVLKKFYYLVEEKIDNQIKYLSPNFGILANSKGLLSETIGNVLEELVKDDSSSTDLLFTVFDSKQNISSFIIDIYYKLLNIPNFQKYLEEDFGKFNSLYEDKLAINNKEILDKFNRVDELTTVENIKIASDFCLYIKKYLESSKKQNDIDFLSLVNLEDDKKEKIIKYLQQDEKTLKSNQENLEEIEVIIEKLNEQIKVEDSVYDTATLASIQTDLNDYINYFKTIDKMSELSRTITKVLKNLHNDFIKRKRENNFLDFSDLNHLAIKALTKEENGEIIPSEAANYYREYFYEIYVDEYQDNNNLQEYILNLIRGEGVNFFRVGDVKQAIYGFRGSNPDLFEQKYNSYRKLEIDNYSVNEEYSFEDDSEGICVVLKENFRSDENILKSSNFVFNRLMGNKNAGVSYDEDSALYYPEAKERQDTEIMPTKLINGKVNYYTGEIVENKKNYREQSIENIAYEILQGIKNGKKYSDYAVLVRNSTKMSSFKEIFSKYNIPLFFKEKVGFTESNCFNILYNILRFLDNTNRDASLLAILHTEIFDYSNDELLRVSLQKGKNLFEKLTNSENKKDSQTTNLLKKWLNFSLNNSLPTLIECISLDTDFKNYLVTIGVNDEEIDYFENFVDVVNEYQKIDNKLSGLIRQLKNIKNEEVFETKKRTPNDSVTLSTIHISKGLEYKEVFVADLDTSFSKSGYTGEGLFTETFGLSLNVETIAQNFGLNNSRLTELNELYKLNSILIKLREREEEIRNLYVALTRAKNTLYLVSPSGIELNNEKARDKSLSQAILEDDNFETILNNLLSDYEEGFSFENEREAKFEAHEVIPLIQEQENGLDFDLADFYERFELKQQDNEEIQENTIKHKVFPTKTSYSALKKINGESNSGFKKEKRGYLELTTLKSSTSTSKAILRGNIVHKLFEKIVNDVRSGVEINDVEVYLNNLKKTDSLIKNIKENRILTEEEFDNINNKDDIERISNFINNELMNIISNCQFCQTEIAFTTAKKAKELYSESDSEIDVILQGVVDLFIKISDDEAIIVDYKTDYVTSKTGEDILRERHKEQLRIYKEAVAEYYQLKNIKTYVYSYVLSKLIEVE from the coding sequence ATGATAAATATTGAGAAGATTGATAATATAGCCGCTTCTAGGAAGTATCCACCAACACCACCGCAGTGGCAAGCTATCGCTATTACAGGAGCGGATGTTCTTGTTGCGGCCGCAGCTGGGAGTGGTAAGACAGAGGTTCTTTCTGAAAGAATAGCAAGAAAAGTAGCGACAAAAAGATGGGATATTGATAGATTATTAGTCCTAACATTTACCACTGCTGCTGCTAAAAATATGATAGTAAGAATAGAAGATAAAATTAGTGAAAGATTGCTTTCTACAAATAAGGAAGAAGATTTATTATTCCTTAGAAAGCAAAGAATGCTGATGAATGATGCTTATGTTAGTACTATTGACAGCTTTTGTCTAAATGTATTGAAAAAATTCTATTATCTCGTAGAGGAAAAAATTGATAATCAAATTAAATATTTATCACCTAATTTTGGTATATTAGCAAATAGTAAAGGACTATTGAGTGAAACAATAGGAAATGTACTAGAAGAATTGGTTAAAGATGATTCTAGTAGTACAGATTTATTGTTTACAGTTTTTGACTCTAAACAAAATATAAGTTCTTTTATTATTGATATATACTATAAGCTTTTAAATATACCTAATTTTCAAAAATATTTAGAAGAAGATTTTGGAAAATTTAATTCTCTATATGAAGATAAACTTGCTATTAATAATAAAGAAATTCTTGATAAATTTAATAGAGTTGATGAATTAACTACAGTAGAAAATATAAAAATAGCATCTGATTTTTGTTTGTATATTAAAAAATATCTAGAAAGTTCTAAAAAACAGAACGATATAGATTTTCTTTCTCTTGTTAATTTAGAAGATGACAAGAAAGAAAAGATCATAAAATATCTTCAACAAGATGAAAAAACCTTAAAGAGTAATCAAGAGAATCTTGAGGAAATTGAAGTTATTATTGAGAAACTCAATGAACAAATAAAAGTAGAAGATAGTGTTTATGACACGGCGACATTAGCAAGTATACAAACTGACCTTAATGATTACATTAATTATTTTAAAACTATAGATAAAATGAGTGAGTTATCAAGAACTATTACAAAAGTTCTTAAGAATTTACATAATGATTTTATTAAAAGAAAAAGAGAAAACAATTTCTTAGATTTTTCTGATCTAAATCATCTTGCTATTAAGGCTTTAACTAAAGAAGAAAATGGTGAGATTATCCCAAGTGAAGCGGCAAATTATTATAGAGAATATTTTTATGAAATATATGTTGATGAATATCAAGATAATAATAATTTGCAAGAATATATTCTAAACCTGATTAGAGGAGAAGGTGTGAACTTCTTTAGAGTAGGAGATGTTAAGCAAGCAATTTATGGTTTTAGGGGTTCTAATCCAGATCTTTTTGAACAAAAGTATAATAGTTATAGAAAATTGGAAATTGATAACTATAGTGTAAATGAGGAATATTCATTTGAAGATGATTCTGAAGGTATTTGTGTAGTATTAAAAGAGAACTTCAGAAGTGATGAGAATATATTGAAATCTAGTAATTTTGTATTCAATAGATTGATGGGAAATAAGAATGCTGGTGTGAGCTATGATGAAGATAGCGCCCTTTATTATCCAGAAGCAAAAGAGCGCCAAGATACAGAAATTATGCCAACTAAGTTAATAAATGGTAAGGTGAACTACTATACAGGAGAAATAGTAGAAAATAAAAAAAATTATAGGGAACAATCTATAGAAAATATTGCATATGAAATTTTGCAAGGGATAAAGAATGGAAAGAAATATAGTGACTATGCTGTTTTAGTTAGAAATAGTACAAAAATGTCTAGTTTTAAAGAAATATTTAGCAAGTACAATATACCATTATTTTTCAAGGAAAAAGTTGGTTTTACTGAATCAAATTGTTTTAATATTTTATATAATATTCTTAGATTTTTAGATAACACTAATAGGGATGCTAGTCTATTAGCCATTTTGCATACTGAGATTTTTGATTATAGTAATGATGAATTATTGAGAGTATCATTACAAAAAGGAAAAAATCTTTTTGAGAAGTTAACAAATAGTGAAAATAAAAAAGATAGTCAGACTACAAATCTATTAAAAAAATGGTTGAATTTTAGTTTGAATAACTCTTTACCGACTTTAATAGAATGTATATCTTTAGATACTGATTTTAAAAATTATTTAGTTACAATAGGTGTAAATGATGAAGAGATTGATTATTTTGAGAATTTTGTAGATGTTGTAAATGAATATCAGAAAATTGATAATAAACTATCTGGTTTAATTAGGCAGTTGAAAAATATAAAAAATGAAGAGGTATTTGAAACTAAGAAAAGAACACCAAACGATAGTGTTACCTTATCAACGATTCATATTTCTAAGGGATTAGAATATAAAGAAGTATTTGTTGCTGATCTTGACACTTCATTTAGTAAAAGTGGTTATACTGGAGAAGGGTTATTCACAGAGACTTTTGGGTTAAGTCTTAATGTTGAGACTATAGCTCAAAATTTCGGTCTAAACAATTCTAGACTAACAGAATTAAACGAATTATATAAGTTAAATAGTATTTTGATAAAACTACGAGAAAGAGAAGAAGAAATTCGTAACCTGTATGTAGCCCTAACTCGAGCTAAAAACACACTGTATCTTGTAAGTCCAAGTGGAATAGAATTAAATAATGAGAAGGCAAGAGATAAATCACTTTCCCAAGCTATTTTAGAAGATGATAACTTTGAAACTATACTAAATAACTTACTGAGTGATTATGAAGAAGGATTTAGTTTTGAAAATGAGCGTGAGGCAAAATTTGAAGCTCATGAAGTTATTCCATTGATTCAAGAACAGGAAAATGGTTTAGACTTTGACTTAGCAGATTTTTATGAAAGGTTTGAATTAAAACAACAAGACAATGAAGAAATCCAGGAGAATACTATTAAACATAAGGTATTTCCAACAAAAACATCATATAGCGCATTGAAAAAAATTAACGGTGAAAGTAATTCTGGCTTTAAGAAAGAAAAAAGAGGCTATCTCGAGTTAACTACATTGAAGAGCTCAACATCTACAAGTAAGGCAATACTTAGGGGGAATATTGTTCATAAACTTTTTGAAAAGATAGTTAATGATGTGAGATCGGGTGTTGAAATTAATGATGTAGAAGTTTACTTAAATAATTTGAAGAAAACAGATAGTTTAATAAAAAATATTAAAGAGAATAGAATATTAACAGAAGAAGAGTTTGATAATATAAATAATAAAGATGATATAGAAAGAATAAGTAACTTTATTAATAATGAATTAATGAATATTATTTCTAATTGCCAATTTTGTCAAACTGAAATAGCATTTACCACTGCGAAAAAAGCTAAAGAACTATACAGTGAAAGCGATAGTGAGATAGATGTAATACTTCAAGGGGTAGTCGATTTATTTATTAAAATATCTGATGATGAAGCTATTATCGTTGATTATAAGACTGACTATGTGACTAGTAAAACTGGGGAAGATATTTTACGTGAAAGACACAAGGAGCAACTAAGAATATATAAAGAAGCGGTAGCGGAATATTATCAATTAAAAAATATTAAAACATATGTTTATTCTTATGTACTCTCTAAACTGATAGAAGTTGAGTAA
- a CDS encoding metallophosphoesterase, with product MNRKILALAPILVASSIIKQNKKLKVTKTTLDFNNLPYSFDNFKIAQVSDIHCDKVGLSDLAFLSKIRKFSPDIIVITGDILDSYKNDMDVAYNILSQLSIIAPCYFISGNHELRLPKEYAELKIMLSKLKITHLHNESILLNRNQDFINLVGVEDYNFFKNEDNLNHRANFKKTLDNLYSSEYFNILLSHRPEKFPIYVEAKYDLIFSGHAHGGQWRIPFIGGIFSPSQGFFPEYTSGCYTKDSSTLIVSRGLGNSSFPIRINNRIELVLATLKKREIQKS from the coding sequence ATGAATCGAAAAATTTTGGCACTAGCTCCTATTCTAGTAGCTAGTTCGATAATTAAACAAAATAAAAAACTAAAAGTAACTAAAACTACACTTGATTTTAATAATCTTCCCTATTCTTTTGATAATTTTAAAATTGCTCAAGTGAGTGATATTCACTGTGATAAAGTTGGATTAAGTGACCTAGCATTCTTAAGTAAAATCAGAAAATTCTCACCAGATATTATTGTAATTACTGGAGATATTCTCGATAGTTATAAAAACGACATGGATGTAGCCTATAATATCCTAAGTCAACTTTCTATAATCGCTCCTTGTTATTTTATATCTGGTAATCATGAACTTAGATTACCTAAAGAATATGCTGAGTTAAAAATTATGTTATCAAAACTTAAAATTACTCACTTACACAACGAAAGTATTCTTCTTAATCGTAATCAAGATTTTATAAATCTAGTTGGTGTAGAAGATTATAATTTTTTCAAAAATGAAGATAATTTAAATCACCGTGCGAACTTCAAGAAAACATTAGACAATCTATATTCTTCAGAATATTTTAACATCTTGTTATCACATCGTCCCGAGAAATTTCCAATCTATGTAGAAGCTAAATATGATTTGATTTTTTCAGGGCATGCTCACGGTGGACAATGGAGAATTCCATTTATAGGAGGCATTTTCTCACCTAGTCAAGGATTCTTTCCAGAATACACAAGTGGTTGTTACACAAAAGATAGTTCGACATTAATTGTTTCTCGTGGTCTAGGAAATAGCTCGTTTCCTATAAGAATAAACAATAGAATTGAATTAGTATTAGCTACATTAAAAAAAAGAGAGATTCAAAAATCGTGA
- the pepF gene encoding oligoendopeptidase F, with translation MVELLRKDQKVENTWDLESIFKTNEDFWNQFKEVEELIPQIQSYKGKVKEGAKALLEVFKAEEDMMLKVEQLTIYAFLRKDQDSTNAEYGELYAKTMNLNSKFYAEWSFLKPELLSIDEDVLLGYVEELDELKVYRFELEKINKKRRHTLDPEQEKIIAMAGEALNASDETFSALNNADVEFEPVEDKDGNKHTLTHGTYGTYMESTDRVLRKNTFHSLYNYFKKHNNTLASTLGGNLKRKKYYADVYKYTSTRNNALSNNLIPEEVYDNLVSVVNEKIPALQRYYKLHKRAKGLEDFRLYDRSVSMVKGEPIKFTFEEARDIVLEAVKPMGEEYVNDMSKAFTERWIDIYPNKGKRSGAYSWGGYTTKPFILLNFDGTLNDVYTLIHELGHSMHSYYTRKNQPYVYGSYSIFVAEVASTCNEALLTEYLYNKFEKEGNKNGMLRVLNQALSGFVGTVYRQTQFAEFEHKINQQLQNGGAITAEYLNTEYFNVVKKYYGDVFTYDEDIKYEWSRVPHFYYNYYVYQYATGYSAAQALSKLILEDSKNAKVYIDEFLSKGNSDYPIEVLKNAGVDMSKPDAIELALQDFKEKIEKFEKLYF, from the coding sequence ATGGTTGAACTATTAAGAAAAGATCAAAAAGTTGAGAATACATGGGATTTAGAATCAATTTTTAAAACAAATGAAGATTTTTGGAATCAATTTAAAGAAGTGGAAGAATTAATACCACAAATACAAAGTTATAAAGGTAAGGTTAAAGAGGGTGCTAAAGCTCTTCTAGAAGTTTTTAAAGCTGAAGAAGATATGATGTTAAAAGTCGAACAATTAACAATTTATGCATTTCTTAGAAAAGACCAAGATAGTACAAATGCTGAATATGGTGAATTATATGCTAAAACGATGAATTTAAATTCTAAGTTTTATGCAGAGTGGTCATTTTTAAAACCTGAACTTCTTTCAATTGATGAGGATGTACTATTAGGATACGTAGAAGAATTAGATGAGTTAAAAGTTTATAGATTTGAATTAGAAAAAATTAATAAAAAACGTCGTCATACTCTAGATCCAGAACAAGAAAAAATAATAGCAATGGCTGGAGAAGCACTAAATGCTAGTGATGAAACTTTTTCAGCATTAAATAATGCAGATGTTGAATTTGAGCCAGTTGAAGATAAAGATGGAAATAAACATACTTTAACGCATGGAACATATGGTACTTATATGGAAAGTACAGATAGAGTTCTTAGAAAAAATACATTCCATTCTCTATATAACTATTTCAAAAAACATAATAATACGTTGGCATCTACATTAGGTGGAAATTTAAAACGAAAAAAATATTATGCTGATGTCTATAAATATACATCAACAAGGAATAATGCATTATCTAACAACTTAATACCAGAGGAAGTGTATGATAATTTAGTATCTGTAGTTAATGAAAAAATTCCAGCACTGCAAAGATATTATAAGTTACATAAGAGAGCCAAAGGACTTGAAGATTTTAGATTATATGATAGATCAGTATCAATGGTAAAAGGAGAGCCAATTAAATTTACATTTGAAGAAGCTCGTGATATAGTACTTGAAGCTGTAAAACCAATGGGTGAAGAATATGTTAATGATATGAGTAAAGCATTTACAGAACGTTGGATAGATATTTATCCTAATAAAGGAAAACGTTCAGGGGCGTATTCATGGGGTGGATATACTACAAAACCATTTATTCTATTAAATTTTGATGGAACATTAAATGATGTGTATACACTTATACATGAATTAGGGCATTCAATGCACTCGTACTACACTAGAAAAAACCAACCATACGTTTACGGAAGTTATTCAATCTTTGTTGCAGAAGTAGCATCAACTTGTAATGAAGCATTATTAACAGAATATCTATATAACAAATTTGAAAAAGAAGGTAACAAAAATGGAATGCTGCGTGTCCTTAACCAAGCGTTAAGTGGATTTGTTGGAACAGTATATAGACAAACTCAATTTGCAGAGTTCGAACACAAAATAAACCAACAACTTCAAAACGGAGGGGCTATAACAGCAGAATATTTAAATACTGAATATTTCAATGTGGTGAAAAAATACTATGGTGATGTATTTACTTACGATGAAGATATAAAATATGAGTGGTCAAGAGTTCCACACTTCTACTACAATTACTACGTATATCAATATGCTACTGGTTATTCTGCAGCACAAGCATTATCAAAATTAATACTAGAAGATAGTAAAAATGCTAAAGTTTATATAGATGAATTCCTTTCAAAAGGAAACTCTGATTATCCAATAGAAGTATTAAAAAATGCTGGTGTAGATATGTCTAAACCTGATGCAATTGAATTGGCGCTTCAAGACTTTAAAGAAAAAATAGAAAAATTTGAGAAATTATATTTCTAA